The genomic stretch ttATAGGTGTGTTCACAATATGTTCTTGGTATTTTTCAGAAAGGTTTATTGTCAGTGTCCCAATATGCACTATAAAAAATGCGCGGGCGTGCCCAGTACACGCTATCAATTGACGGTGTTGCAATCTGCGATATTTGCCAAACCTGATGCAAAGATCATTATTTCGATGCTGAAAACAGTTCAGAATTTAAGATTGTTATATAGTATGATTCTTGTTTTGTTCACGTCGACCTTGCGTCCTATTGTGCGCACTGCATCTTTGAAAAGAGGTCACTGTATCCGTCAATAAAGTGCGCTTACGGCTGGTCTCGGTGTCTCATATCTAGCGATAAATCGACAGGCAAGATAGAAAAGAAAGAAAGCGATCAATCAGTAACAGCTATTGTTAATTAGATGAATTATGATTCACGAATTTGATAGTGCTTTACAAATAGCGCGATTTGTATTGGAGGAACGATGGAGGTAATTACCGGGCTGGTTGATTTCTCGGAGAAAACGCACGATTTTAGATCATACCACGATAAATTAATGATTacgataaaacataaaaacatctaAATTATAgaaatacaaattatgaaaacAATGCAAAAATGACAGCAATTAAATCGGACGAACTTaaaaagtcttaataaactgtctccTCTGTTATTGTCATATTGTTTATTTGTAGTTCACGCTTAAGTGTGTGAAACGACGACGTTTGAGTGTGTAGAAATAATCTGTTTTCGGTCGTCATTGATTGTTTGTCTTTTGATAGTTTTTATGTGTGCATTATCATTTATTGTTTGCATTATGATACATATCGTGGGTGCATAATCATTTATTTGTTGCTCTTTAACTGTTTTCCTCTACAAGGAAGAGAAGAATCAAATAATCACGACGAACTGCTGTCTCAATGCTGGCGAGACCGGAAGCTACGCTGGGCACCCCACAAGTACGTCAACATCACCTTCATAGTGTGTAGGCCTGACCTTATCCTGTATAACAAGAACGCCATCACGAGTACATTTCCTTAtctataataataacaatatatttcgTGTTCTCGTCTTTGACAAGTTTGTCACCACGTGCTCACGTCGTCCTCTATAAAACGAACGTCTATAACGTAAACGCATCGTCGTTTTTAACAAGTACGTTCATCAAACGCACGTGTCGTCCCCTATATTAAGTGCGTTATCACGTGCACATGTCATTCTCTATAACAAGTATGTCTATCGCGTGTCTTCTATGACAAGCACGTCTTTAACGTGACGTCGTCTATAACAAGTAGGTATATCATGGACGCATTTCGTCGACTATAAAAAGTATATCTATCACTTGTTGTCGTCTATAATAAGTACGTTTATTACGTGCAAATGTCGTCCTCTAATAACTAGTAGGTCTATCAAAATCACATGTCGTCCTCTATTAACTAGTAGGTCTATCAAAAGCACATGTCGTTCTCTATAACAAGTACGTCTATCACGTACACGCGTCGTCGTCTATTAAAATTTCGTCTTTCACATGCACATGTCGTAGCTTTAGTATAATGGAATTATACGTGTGCATTAAGTATGCTGTGGTATAATGTTGTGTTTAGTGACACTTAATTTAATTGATTGAGCCGATTGATTCGCTGTTTAATATCCATTAACTCGTCTgaattttaacttttaatattttgaattcGTCCATCTTAAATGTAGCCACATGGCTCTTATAAAACAGAAGTTTAAACTGTGTGTAacgtttattaaaacaaaatcaatctACTTTCAAACAGTAGAGCAAATAGACCTGATTATGAGCTTTAAGTAATATAAATTGACGTCAGACATCGAAGTTTGATCTCGACCTTGAACTAATCATATGGATCTTGCAAGTGAAAAGAGTCGCGTATTTGTAAAAAATCTCGCCGTTGTATTTTGGCACATATCAATATTATGCTCAAGGTATAGAGAACTATTTTATAAGTAAagtcaatattttttcttaaacgtGTAACTTTAATCTTAATCTCATCAACGTGGTTCTTTTGCGCAACTATACATTATTTTACGTCCTCCATATCAATGTAAAGCTGAGCAGATTAAAATATAGATAAAACACTATAATATTTCACAAACTTTGCAATGAAATGTTCACTGTGATATTCGAGATTATTGTTTGCATTATCGTACACTTTCTTGTAAACCTTTCAAGCAAATATTGAGTTTAAAATCATAACTATAACTAGTAGAGTGTGTACTAAGCTACAAACGTTAAACAATTTTAGTACAACAGCATATGGTAGCATATAAATGACctgtaaaaacaatataaaaaaaataacgcaTACCACACGTAGGAGCGAAAACGAAATTCTAAATTATCTTcggttgttgtttgtttttgcatttgAACCGGTCTTGTAAGATTGGCATTTAATCAATACTCAGCCCTCGAAAGGCCAGCACATTAATTATTGTTTGAACAATATTTTCAGTAATTAAATGAGGTAGATAAAATAAAAGTACACTCTGGTATATCTAGAATCTATCAACGCTACGTTTATTGAATCGATTGTCTTCAGGCGAAACCtggtattttaataaaacaaaaatgcaatcAGAGAAAAAACATTTGATCGATTACCCGGTAATGTGATTTTCTTTCATAGTGCATTACTTTACATTAATGACCGGCCAGGTTGCTGATGTCACGGCAATAAGGGAAGCGGCAGACCAGGTATGACACATTATTGGAATAACGGAAATATGAAACATATCTCCTGCGtatgtaaatacaattataataatcatTGTGGTGTCGGGCATTCTCCCTAATATTTGAATATAACCTAGACTGGACGGAATCACGTGATTCTGCTTAGATATGCAACGCAGATATTGTTCGCTTTAAGCCTCGACAAGCAAACATTTTAAttgcagtatttttttaaacttaattcgTCCTAACGTATACTTTATCAAACGTGGCGTCCCATTCCGTGTGTAATGATataatacttttaataatatatacTTTTCACACAGTCTGTCCCATGTATTTTGCTTACTGTTTAAATTCCTCTATATGACCTACTTATTCTTATAGTTTAAATGATACATAACTGTCTATCTTGATAGAATATACATTTGCACATTCAACATAACCCGACCTTGTACTTTGAATACAACCTCCGCGCATATCAGTATGACAAAAATGATAACGCGAGATTTCCCTACTAAACACATTCACTTTTGCACGTTCGCACTAGTGTGCAATATATTTCTAACACCATATCTGAAGAGGATTAGCGGAAAAGACCTCAGAAACTTCCTTACTCTGGAAATAATGGCGGATACggtattcacattttaaacatacaGCAGTTTGTTTGTAAGATAAACtgaattgttaatttatttggaaacatttattttacGATGATGAAACTAAGACCTCGGCTTCTAGTTTTCATTTAgtgtgtttattaaataatatcaaGAATTATGTCGTAAATGCACTGACTTGATTATATGAACATTGGTTTGATAGCATACACGTATTTTGCTTCACTCTAGATCTCCAGTGTTGTTGATTTAAATGTGGGCGGGGCCCACTTCACCACCACACTTTCCACGCTCACCAAATACCCCGACAGAATGTTGGCAGCCATGTTTAGCGTACGTCACGTGATCAACAAAGACAAAGATGGCCGATATGTTATCCACTGTGACGgcacaatatttaaacatatccTGGAGTTTCCTCGCTTCGGAACGCTCCCATCTGGAGAAGTGGCTGTGGCCGTGCACAGGTATTCGGAATACTTTGGTCTTCATGAGTTATCGAAGATTTTGTGTGATAATCAACAGGTCAAACTTGTCCTCCATGTCAGGGACATGCAACAACATCTTTCTGAATATGTCAAACTAGTTCGAAGTGTTGTTGACAATTTAAATACCAAAGCACTGCATAAGGATACTACAGCGTTTATTGTTATTAAACAACATCGACCAAAAATGTATCATTATGATTGTTTTACATATTCTCGTGATGTTTTACCGAAATTCACGTTCCGAAAAAGGACTTTTgaagtttatatttcaaataCCTTTCTAGACTTCGAGTATTTTGAAAACATTCAGTTGGATGCTATATTCTTCCTAACAGCAAACCACTTGCAATCCCTAAGTTATGGTTGTAATGTTCTGTATAGCAACGGTACGTATAACGATGATATCAGTTGCTTCTTGATCTGCAAGGACCATGTCCTCTCACTCATCGATACCTTCATCATGCATACCAAATTTAGGACGGAACCACAGTAAAAAGATCGTCACAGTCGAATAATGAACTAGTTTGCATTGCACACTTTACTCACGACGAGATGGGCTGTCAAAACATACTTAAATCATTACAAGATGATGTGTCATTGCAAACTTTAATCTTGACAAGATTTTGTGTAATTGCAAACCTTACTTATGACATGATGTTTTGCCATTGCATACTTTACTCAAAACATGATGTTGTGTCATTTCTTATGACCATTTATTTTGTCGTTGCACACTCATGCCAAGATGTTGTGTGCTTGCATACATACTCATGACAAGTTGTTACGTAATTGCATACTTTACGAATTACATGGTGTTGTGTCATTACAAATTGACTTATGACAAGATGTTGAGtcatttcattcttttttttatgACAAGATGATTTTTCATTACAATTTGACTCATAATAAAATGGTGTGTCATTGAAAACATAATATGTTCTGATGAAATTTTCTTTCTTTATCAACCTATTTATTAGCTACATGCTATAGATTGTTTATTACTCAATAAACTTACATACGTTTGTGCACAGCGTCTCAACTAAGGCAGGTGTTTCCGTACCATATAGAATACGCATGCATATAAATATTTCAGATaccatttaatttccttttagCTACAAAATACACTCTGCATAATTGTTTCGTTGGTTTTAAATATTATGGCACGCAGTCAGGCATTTTCACTGAAAGACACTTTCGAAACAAGCACATGGTCATATGTTTATTCGATTAATGCTTTCTTGTGTATTGAGCACAAACGGTTGCTGTCGAGCTTGGTCATGTAGACAAACACGTAAATATGTCGACGTGACCAAGCCGCTACCTAAGTACCAAGCTATAGAGTGTTATGCTCAATTTGTTTCTGTTCTGTACTCATTACATACCAGTAAATGAATCAGTCAGCACTGAAGTAAGACTCGCTTTCAAGGGCCACACTCGCCGTTTATTGATTTTACTTTTCCGTTGTCACGTATAAACAGACGTTTCCCTGATTGTTCTAGATTTAGTATAATACACAAACTTATCTAGGGGAACAAACAAAGCATTGAAGTCTCTTCCAAGATcatcctgtgcggactgtacatgcatttagcaccGGTTTCGCAGAGTGTGGCTCATATTCTAATTCATCCACCATCTCTTGATGTAGTCTGCATCTAAGCGAGGGTTTAATTACTTTCGGAGATTTTAACTTGACATCGCATGTTTAAGTCTGTTTAATACTAGCGCTACGTGTTCCGAGAAAAAACGACAGTTAACCAAATATATGTTTCTTTCAATTCTTCTCAACATTGCACACTTTCTGTACATATTGTATTTCATTAGTACCTAGATTAAAATTATCGATGTTTCATATTATATCAGAACATTGTGCGtgttaaaaaacaaactgttaaGAGATTCTAAATTTAAATATGGAATGCCAATTTGTTCTTCACAAAAGCTTCAAAGAAACTCGAATGTGGGGTCATGACATTGTGTGGATCCGCAgatattgtttgtatattttttaatatgatacCGTACATGAGTGCGATTTTAACGTGTGTTCGTGTTAAAAGTCcgctattttgaaaaatattaatttagaCGATACCATTGTAAAATGGACGGGGTAAATGAGCTGCATTTCGTGTGGATGCCCGATGAGATCTGTCGGTCGGTAACCATATAGGTAGTACTGGCGTTTGCTTAATATTCATGATTGTAGTGTAAGCAATAAAAAACATAAGTGTGATGTAAACGCAGTCAAGAATGTTGAAATGTGTAttgtcgcgcactgttcaaaaggTATTCGGTAAAAAATTATGAGATGCTCTGTAAACATCTTAATATGAACGTGTTTATGCTTTTGATATATCATTTTGAATTTAAATACTACTTAAAATGTGcggtcttaaagggatcttttcttggtttggtaaattgacaaaattgaaaaaagttgtttcagatttgcaatttttcgttttagttatgatatttgtgaggaaacagtattactgaacatttaccatggtctaatatagccaatatatgcatctttttacgatttaaaactctaaaaattataaagcgttgcaacgcgaaacgattgaataatttcgagagttctgttgtcgttaaagtttgtgaaactacgaagattgctcatataatgcataaaatactttaaccaaatatgcttggcagaatagccgagcgggcttATGCGTATTTACTCCtggttactccaggactccgggggtcactgttttttttcctatttttaaattttattcttgattttttactggagcttttaagatccaatgtttacattatcaatataaagcatttaatgactcatttcaaaacatgccaaaaactgtgaaaagtcttctttaaaataaaaatagtacAGATGACTTAtgttatgttatgatgcattttGTTACAGTCACATTCCAGTAAGACAGAATACTTTATATGGGTATTCTACTACGACCCGATCCACCACGATAtatcccgatttccaatatttagAGGTCGtggacattcgtaactcaatcggcgaaggtcctaactcattcgtagctagtcgcgggggagtcgtgagctcccaaaaaatcgcggccagtttttaaacgtgttcaaaatttgaccaagacctccaagactgaatttaatcgcagttgactcgtaacattGTCGttgtgcgttcttgggcgtcgtaatggaatcttaggtaattcgtgactcaatcggggaatctttgatcacgtgatctgtctacgaatcatttacgactttgtcaagactctcaagagttcaccccgattgagttgcgagccaactaagattctcgcgatttagttacgtaacagttacgattttgtaaagaatgataaagaaataatatttttctatcatgttttgttgtcgactaacccacagtaaggagtatagatgcgtaggaattaaatcacgcatgcggagcacgagtgctttgataacacgaatctatactccttactgtgggtaattcgacaacaagccatcatagaaaaaaaactattactattcttacacgattctgattgatttgcttcaagcttttggacatgaactatattttttaatactccGCCCTACTtggtacaaagttcactatttagtgacgtcattgaattgtacaaacatttgacgtcgttttcattcataaatattttgcaaattacgtcacgttcattgagaacaacactcatagaaactaaatgacgtcacatgtgttaattcttctgaaaagctgacatgctataaatgttttcttaattacgtttcttatcaaacaaattcttagcaggcgtggtcatgccacttatcaccaaatatacaatttgttgtttcattacatttatatacatgctacattttttacatttctttaagagcgggatttaagcacgtgcatttaactgcaatattttctttatttattcggaactaattccgaaacattaagctccgcccataatttattgcagaataacccacactttatttccttctatgtctatagaaaacaagttacGTGCcttgttagaatcaatatcagtagatattggcgccgaattcatgggtgcgttcggtgaagTCCTATactagtcgtgaccgatctgcatcgttcgtagtacagtcgcagtagattcttacacatcttAGTGAAGTCGCGgtcctattcgcaagacttcaaccgaaccccacgatttgtcgtaactcaatcgtaccactgtcgtaactgaatcgcagactgtcacgagtcttcccgattcaataaatgtgcgAAATTGTAGCGAAACGTGgacttgttttcgtagtggaatagggccattacaCGGACATCATCTTTCCGTTGAACTTGTCTGGGGGATGGTGGTCAATCGATTACTGCGTTCACTGTCATGCGAGGGGATTCTTAGCAGTCTGTTTTATCTCACCTTATTCAAATGAGCCGTGTTCTTTGAAAACTGGGATTAatcaatgtgcgtaaagtgtcgtccgaacAAACGAATCAAGGCCGACACCTGCAGACTGgactggatttttatttaaaagagaaTTTCATTAAACTAAATTTCCATAACatcggaagtgtcgtccctgattaacctgtacggcctgcattaagcccagatttcccagaacgcgacttatGAAGACGCCCAAACTCATCAGTAATCAACATTCAACAATCGTATGATACCGCGGTCTAATTCAAACAAACATCCTAATGGTCCAATTTGAGAATATTGGGGGTTTCCCGTTTGCCTAACGTGCTGTCGTATGTTTGTGGAGCATTAATATCAGATCCACATTATTTAGTGTACTTTCAGTGTTTTTTATCTGCGAATCTGGTTAAGTGTGCATGGAATTTAACTTCATTGCTTTCTTTTGGCCAGTACGATGCGGTGTTCCAGGTTTTAATCATGATTTCGATTTAAAAAGGGACCTTTGCATGGTGATAGTAGGGACGcttttttactgtttttatttttttccaatatttataGGTGTGTTCACAATATGTTCTTGGTATTTTTCAGAAAGGTTTATTGTCAGTGTCCCAATATGCACTATAAAAAAATGCGCGGGCGTGCCCAGTACACGCTATCAATTGACGGTGTTGCAATCTGCGATATTTGCCAAACCTGATGCAAAGATCATTATTTCGATGCTGAAAACAGTTCAGAATTTAAGATTGTTATATAGTATGATTCTTGTTTTGTTCACGTCGACCTTGCGTCCTATTGTGCGCACTGCATCTTTGAAAAGAGGTCTTTTCCGCTAATCCTCTTCAGATATGGTGTTAGAAATATATTGCACACTAGTGCGAACGTGCAAAAGTGAATGTGTTTAGTAGGGAAATCTCGCGTTATCATTTTTGTCATACTGATATGCGCGGAGGTTGTATTCAAAGTACAAGGTCGGGTTATGTTGAATGTGCAAATGTATATTCTATCAAGATAGACATTTATGTATCATTTAAACTATAAGAATAAGTAGGTCATATAGAGGCATATTTAAACAGTAAGCAAAATACATTGGACAGACTGTGTGAAAAgtatatattattaaaagtattatATCATTACACACGGAATGGGACGCCACGTTTGATAAAGTATACGTTAGGAcgaattaagtttaaaaaaatactgcaaTTAAAATGTTTGCTTGTCGAGGCTTAAAGCGAACAATATCTGCGTTGCATATCTAAGCAGAATCACGTGATTCCGTCCAGTATAGGTTATATTCAAATATTAGGGAGAATGCCCGATACCACAAagattattataattgtatttacataCGCAGGAGATATGTTTCATATTTCCGTTATTTCAATAATGTGTCATACCTGGTCTGCCGACTTCCCTTATAGCCGTGACATCAGCAACCTGGCCGGTCATTAATGTAAAGTAATGCACTATGAAAGAAAATCACATTACCGGGTAATCGATCAAATGTTTTTTCTCTTGattgcaattttgttttattaaaataccaGGTTTCGCCTGAAGACAATCGATTCAATAAACGTAGCGTTGATAGATTCTAGATATACCAGAGTGTACTTTTATTTTATCTACCTCATTTAATTactgaaaatattgtttaaacaataattaatgtGCTGGCCTTTCGATGGCTGAGTATTGATTAAATGCCAATCTTACAAGACCGGTTcaaatgcaaaaacaaacaacaacagaaGATAATTTAGAATTTCGTTTTCGCTCCTACGTGTGGTAtgcgttatttttttttattgtttttacaggTCATTTATATGCTACCATATGCTGTTGTACTAAAATTGTTTAACGTTTGTAGCTTAGTACACAC from Dreissena polymorpha isolate Duluth1 chromosome 10, UMN_Dpol_1.0, whole genome shotgun sequence encodes the following:
- the LOC127848325 gene encoding BTB/POZ domain-containing protein KCTD18-like isoform X1, producing MADTISSVVDLNVGGAHFTTTLSTLTKYPDRMLAAMFSVRHVINKDKDGRYVIHCDGTIFKHILEFPRFGTLPSGEVAVAVHRYSEYFGLHELSKILCDNQQVKLVLHVRDMQQHLSEYVKLVRSVVDNLNTKALHKDTTAFIVIKQHRPKMYHYDCFTYSRDVLPKFTFRKRTFEVYISNTFLDFEYFENIQLDAIFFLTANHLQSLSYGCNVLYSNGTYNDDISCFLICKDHVLSLIDTFIMHTKFRTEPQ
- the LOC127848325 gene encoding BTB/POZ domain-containing protein KCTD18-like isoform X2, which translates into the protein MADTISSVVDLNVGGAHFTTTLSTLTKYPDRMLAAMFSVRHVINKDKDGRYVIHCDGTIFKHILEFPRFGTLPSGEVAVAVHRYSEYFGLHELSKILCDNQQVKLVLHVRDMQQHLSEYVKLVRSVVDNLNTKALHKDTTAFIVIKQHRPKMYHYDCFTYSRDVLPKFTFRKRTFEVYISNTFLDFEYFENIQLDAIFFLTANHLQSLSYGCNVLYSNGTYNDDISCFLICKDHVLSLIDTFIMHTKFRTEPQ